In Alteracholeplasma palmae J233, a single genomic region encodes these proteins:
- a CDS encoding CBS domain-containing protein, protein MNVLFKMIPKEKVVYIYDDSTIRQAMEKMEHYRYTIIPILNKEGEYVSSISEGDLLWYIKNKSDFNYKKAEQHYIYEVKKEKDIKSNGINTEMKDLIDTIENQNYVPIVDDRNIFIGIVTRKSVIQYLLQKR, encoded by the coding sequence ATGAACGTTTTATTTAAAATGATTCCAAAAGAAAAAGTAGTATATATTTATGATGATTCTACTATTAGACAAGCAATGGAAAAAATGGAACACTACAGATATACTATAATACCTATTCTTAATAAAGAAGGAGAATATGTTTCTTCAATTAGTGAAGGTGACTTATTGTGGTATATTAAAAACAAATCAGACTTCAACTATAAAAAAGCTGAACAACATTATATTTACGAAGTGAAAAAAGAAAAAGATATTAAGTCTAACGGGATTAACACAGAAATGAAAGATTTGATTGATACAATAGAAAACCAAAATTACGTTCCAATCGTAGATGATAGAAATATTTTTATTGGAATAGTAACAAGAAAATCAGTCATCCAATATTTACTTCAAAAAAGGTAA
- a CDS encoding NAD(P)-dependent oxidoreductase, translated as MKIAVIGASGFTGKAVVFEALKNGHSVYAVSRSGKFEPQANLTVIHENVNHVDALSEKIKDADLIISSFNAGWENPNLYNDFLEGSRSIIKMARNLDKRLVIIGGASSLYDPRTNETLYANASKEMKQMVKGAYDLYQELKEDKSVKWTFVSPAIELNDNKPTYTYNIGSDYILFNQEGKSTVSIFDLADLTINAAASDLNIYKRLTLSDR; from the coding sequence ATGAAAATTGCAGTTATAGGAGCAAGCGGATTTACAGGAAAAGCAGTAGTTTTTGAAGCCTTAAAAAACGGTCATAGTGTATACGCAGTTTCACGAAGTGGCAAATTTGAACCCCAAGCTAACTTAACAGTCATTCATGAAAATGTGAATCACGTAGATGCTTTATCAGAAAAAATAAAAGATGCTGATTTAATCATTTCTTCATTTAATGCAGGATGGGAAAACCCAAATTTATACAATGATTTTTTAGAAGGATCTAGATCAATTATAAAGATGGCAAGAAATCTAGACAAAAGACTTGTCATTATTGGTGGAGCAAGCAGCTTATACGATCCAAGAACAAATGAAACATTATATGCTAATGCATCAAAAGAAATGAAACAAATGGTAAAAGGAGCATATGACTTATATCAAGAACTAAAAGAAGATAAAAGTGTTAAATGGACTTTCGTTAGCCCAGCAATTGAGCTTAATGATAATAAGCCAACATACACATATAATATAGGATCTGATTATATTTTATTTAATCAAGAAGGAAAAAGTACAGTAAGTATCTTTGACTTAGCAGATTTAACAATAAACGCAGCTGCATCTGATTTAAATATATATAAAAGATTGACACTTTCAGATAGATAG
- a CDS encoding LytR/AlgR family response regulator transcription factor, producing the protein MISVALCDDEKIFLDHYEEKISFLAKKHHTLFEVIRFESGEALLFFLEDHPEKFNIIYLDILMKKINGIDTAKRIKEINPNISIVFLTSTESFVFDSFEASPTNYLIKNKDDKKFEAIFINFIENFETSMTQTQFIYQSRTQNINLPFNKIIYFEIFKRIIIIHTTDLGNIEFYGSLNSLEEKLQGQFFVRTHRSFLVNLQYVSKITSQDVYLKTHKTLPSSRHYYNDAREILSNYLLGVVIND; encoded by the coding sequence ATGATTTCTGTTGCACTTTGCGATGATGAAAAAATATTTCTTGATCATTATGAAGAAAAAATTTCATTTCTTGCTAAAAAACATCATACACTTTTTGAAGTAATTAGGTTTGAAAGTGGCGAAGCACTTCTTTTTTTCTTGGAAGATCACCCTGAAAAATTCAATATCATCTATCTTGATATTTTGATGAAAAAAATAAATGGAATAGATACTGCTAAAAGAATAAAAGAAATAAACCCTAATATTTCAATTGTATTTTTAACTAGTACAGAGTCTTTTGTCTTTGACTCTTTTGAGGCTAGTCCAACAAACTATCTAATTAAAAATAAAGATGATAAAAAATTTGAAGCTATCTTTATTAATTTTATAGAAAATTTTGAAACAAGTATGACACAAACCCAGTTTATTTACCAATCAAGAACACAGAATATTAATTTACCTTTTAATAAAATTATTTATTTTGAGATATTTAAGCGCATTATTATTATTCATACAACTGACTTAGGAAATATAGAGTTTTATGGTAGTTTGAACTCTTTAGAAGAAAAGCTTCAAGGCCAATTTTTTGTTAGAACACACAGATCTTTTCTTGTTAATTTACAGTATGTATCAAAAATTACGAGTCAAGATGTTTATCTAAAAACTCATAAAACCCTTCCTTCATCACGACACTACTATAACGATGCTAGAGAAATTTTGAGTAATTATCTGCTGGGGGTGGTTATTAATGACTGA
- a CDS encoding glycosyltransferase, protein MNILFVIDNYENQSNGGTITTKRFKEARAARGHTVKVLTIATKNESHIYSLEEKKIPLVNGIISKQDMKFAVADKKKIREALSDIDICHLVFPFKLSRVTNEIAKSLNIPVVTSYHIMPENITYGAGVRRLSPLVNWMAYIYFDTFYKKVDNLHLLSKMSSEFAAKRYTNATRYVISNGVINDFTTIVNHPSDDKIRIISIGRYSKEKAQDITIKAIAKSKYKDRIELVLPGKGKQEKKLRKLANKYHIDVKFGFLNKQELMKALETSYMFVHSAEIEIEGMSCLEAIASGVVPIISNAKKSASRFFSIEANNSYKNRNTNDLKDKIEYWIENKQARENNLKAYKEFIKNYRFENSVDQFEEMYQDIIDRKNNLNIVD, encoded by the coding sequence ATGAACATTTTATTTGTGATTGACAATTATGAAAATCAATCAAATGGTGGAACAATAACAACTAAGAGATTTAAAGAAGCACGTGCTGCACGAGGACATACTGTTAAAGTATTAACAATAGCTACTAAAAATGAAAGTCATATTTATTCGCTTGAAGAAAAAAAAATACCATTAGTTAATGGTATCATCAGCAAGCAAGACATGAAATTTGCCGTTGCGGATAAGAAAAAAATTAGAGAGGCTTTAAGTGATATTGATATATGCCATTTAGTATTTCCTTTTAAACTCTCAAGAGTAACTAATGAAATTGCTAAATCACTGAATATACCAGTGGTGACATCTTATCATATTATGCCAGAAAACATTACATATGGGGCAGGGGTAAGACGATTGAGCCCTCTAGTAAACTGGATGGCCTATATTTACTTTGATACTTTTTATAAAAAAGTTGATAACCTTCACTTACTTTCAAAAATGAGCAGTGAATTTGCAGCTAAAAGATATACAAATGCCACTAGATATGTTATTTCTAATGGCGTGATAAATGATTTTACAACGATAGTAAACCATCCATCTGATGATAAAATTAGAATCATTTCAATTGGAAGATATTCCAAAGAAAAAGCACAAGATATTACAATTAAAGCAATTGCTAAGTCAAAGTATAAAGATAGAATCGAACTTGTCTTACCTGGTAAGGGCAAACAAGAGAAAAAACTAAGAAAATTAGCTAATAAATATCACATTGATGTTAAATTCGGCTTTTTAAATAAACAAGAATTAATGAAGGCACTAGAAACTTCTTATATGTTTGTTCACTCTGCTGAAATTGAAATTGAAGGTATGTCGTGCTTAGAAGCGATTGCTAGTGGAGTTGTTCCCATTATCTCTAATGCTAAAAAATCAGCATCAAGATTCTTTTCAATAGAAGCTAATAATTCTTATAAGAATAGAAATACAAATGATTTAAAAGACAAGATTGAATATTGGATTGAAAACAAACAAGCAAGAGAAAATAATCTAAAAGCATACAAAGAATTTATTAAAAATTATCGATTTGAAAATTCAGTAGATCAGTTTGAAGAGATGTATCAAGATATTATAGATAGAAAAAATAATTTAAATATAGTAGACTAA
- a CDS encoding GHKL domain-containing protein, producing MTDFIVILSYISSTLFLYLYIRNYSQYFPFRKCAWIAITFIFLATLLPLLNFSWLDEYMHIRLFFAVVAYFIAFPGIFRTNIVNYLFLTFNFILKTYCFFLFFSAIFATAESVSLSLSWINDSYYYHLTHVCTYLASSMSIMFLDHLLLNTKLKDLLTSKRLMGFLLSIQIIMLLNLVAITNGQVYSFDDSWYNVLVMVISISVFAIYFIIRLFTANLSYLIGYKSRTKTLEKQLNIQLDHYHVYESQVRDFLKFKHDYTKTLNAMNLLLDQKNYTAVVNVLSSSITNLSSLKLSYKEYSNNVIIDALLNNYARKFKLIESEFSSTAFLSMDLPFNDLDLIKLFSNIMDNCYEAVSKVKQCENRFVTIDSTVKNGFQLLTITNSSNKTPMKQESYTSKRNKMLHGFGLSIISEILENIGGFILYKKTTINTIPCFQLVLHIPLDEHKKPL from the coding sequence ATGACTGATTTTATTGTTATCTTATCATACATATCATCTACATTATTTTTATATTTATATATTCGTAATTATTCCCAATATTTTCCTTTTAGAAAATGTGCATGGATTGCGATTACTTTTATATTTTTAGCCACCCTGCTACCTTTATTAAACTTTTCTTGGTTAGACGAGTATATGCATATCAGACTATTTTTTGCAGTTGTCGCATACTTTATTGCTTTTCCAGGAATCTTTAGAACAAATATTGTCAATTATCTTTTCTTAACTTTTAATTTTATTCTTAAAACATATTGCTTCTTTTTATTCTTTTCAGCTATCTTTGCTACGGCAGAATCAGTATCATTATCTCTTTCATGGATAAATGATTCTTATTATTATCATCTCACCCATGTTTGTACGTATCTTGCTTCTTCGATGTCTATTATGTTTTTAGACCATCTTTTATTAAATACTAAATTAAAAGATTTACTTACTTCAAAGCGTCTAATGGGATTCTTACTAAGCATTCAAATTATTATGCTTTTAAATCTTGTTGCAATCACCAACGGTCAAGTTTATTCTTTTGATGATTCTTGGTATAATGTTTTAGTCATGGTTATTTCAATTTCTGTTTTTGCTATTTATTTTATCATTCGTTTATTTACTGCTAATTTGAGTTATTTAATTGGATATAAATCTAGAACTAAAACGCTTGAAAAACAACTAAATATTCAGTTAGACCATTATCATGTATATGAATCTCAAGTCAGAGATTTTCTTAAATTTAAACATGATTACACTAAAACACTCAATGCAATGAATCTACTTTTAGATCAAAAAAACTATACTGCAGTTGTTAATGTTTTATCCAGTTCAATTACCAACCTTAGTAGTTTAAAACTTAGTTATAAAGAGTATTCTAACAATGTTATTATAGATGCTCTATTAAACAATTATGCTCGTAAATTTAAATTAATTGAAAGTGAGTTTTCTTCTACTGCCTTTCTATCAATGGATTTACCTTTTAACGACTTAGACTTAATTAAATTATTTTCAAATATTATGGATAACTGTTATGAAGCAGTCTCAAAGGTTAAACAGTGTGAAAATAGATTTGTTACGATTGATAGCACAGTAAAAAATGGTTTTCAATTATTAACGATTACAAATAGTTCTAATAAAACTCCTATGAAACAAGAATCATACACAAGCAAAAGAAATAAAATGCTTCATGGATTTGGGCTTAGTATTATCAGTGAGATTTTAGAAAACATTGGTGGCTTTATTTTATACAAGAAGACAACAATTAATACTATTCCTTGTTTCCAATTAGTTTTGCACATTCCTTTAGATGAACATAAAAAACCACTATAG
- a CDS encoding DsbA family oxidoreductase, protein MKIEIWSDFACPFCYIGKNRLEIALKEIPSKDVDITYKAYELNPIAPLETTESSVEVFRKLKNTSVESAKQMFNRITQMGALDGLTFKMDDIIMTKTFDGHRLAKWARKFNKEADLTKRLMKAYFEDGLNLANYDVLTQLAEEVGLDKQTARKVLDSNEYEDTVNQEILEARQLGVQGVPFFVINRKYAISGAQSLEQFKEILKDAYKEENSFEIKGDDSGLCTDGNCDI, encoded by the coding sequence ATGAAAATAGAAATATGGTCTGACTTTGCTTGTCCTTTTTGTTACATTGGTAAAAATAGACTAGAAATCGCTTTAAAGGAAATACCAAGCAAAGATGTTGATATCACATACAAAGCATATGAACTTAATCCGATAGCTCCTTTAGAGACAACTGAGTCCTCTGTTGAAGTTTTTAGAAAACTTAAAAATACCTCAGTTGAAAGCGCAAAACAAATGTTTAATAGAATTACACAAATGGGTGCTTTAGATGGTCTAACCTTTAAAATGGATGATATCATTATGACAAAAACATTTGATGGTCATAGACTAGCCAAATGGGCAAGAAAGTTTAATAAAGAAGCAGACTTAACGAAAAGATTAATGAAAGCATATTTTGAAGATGGATTAAATCTTGCTAACTACGATGTATTAACACAATTGGCAGAAGAAGTTGGGCTAGATAAACAAACAGCAAGAAAAGTATTAGATTCTAATGAGTATGAAGATACGGTTAATCAAGAAATTCTTGAAGCCAGACAATTAGGTGTTCAAGGTGTTCCGTTTTTTGTCATTAATAGAAAATATGCTATATCAGGTGCACAATCTTTAGAACAATTCAAAGAAATACTTAAAGATGCTTATAAAGAAGAAAATAGTTTTGAAATAAAAGGTGATGATTCTGGACTATGCACAGATGGTAATTGTGATATCTAA